A part of Ammospiza caudacuta isolate bAmmCau1 chromosome 7, bAmmCau1.pri, whole genome shotgun sequence genomic DNA contains:
- the LOC131559672 gene encoding collagen alpha-1(III) chain-like: MPAPALSGLAARPPPAPLRCRADPRAGGAAGRASHPPWDSGLRWVRPPRSCPARFCFPVTSSLRTGLCRTGRPGSSSHPSPPGPGSSPGASPGSAPPGPAAGTAQPAPDGTRRDGTGWGTQPPAGLPRPQNGGSRFAPPPSAVFVCVPGMAEPAAARAPRGGTGRDGSGDPAAPGPARLRGLCGARDLPRGSPAGGSPCREGVPHAGKGFPRQGRGSPGGEGVP; the protein is encoded by the coding sequence ATGCCAGCCCCGGCCCTAAGCGGCTTAGCAGCCCGGCCGCctcccgctccgctccgctgcCGCGCCGACCCCCGAGCCGGGGGGGCGGCAGGACGGGCCTCCCACCCCCCGTGGGACAGCGGGCTCCGGTGGGTCCGCCCGCCCCGCAGCTGCCCGGCGCGGTTCTGCTTCCCGGTCACCAGCTCCCTGCGCACTGGGCTTTGTCGCACGGGCCGCCCTGGCTCCTCCTCTCACCCctccccgccgggcccggggagcagccccggggccTCGCCGGGCTCcgcgccccccggccccgccgcggggaCAGCCCAGCCCGCCCCCGACGGAACGAGGCGGGACGGGACGGGCTGGGGGACCCAGCCGCCTGCCGGGCTCCCCCGGCCCCAAAATGGTGGGAGCCGCTTCGCTCCGCCCCCGAGCGCGGTGTTTGTTTGTGTTCCGGGCATGGCGGAGCCGGCGGCCGCTCGGGCCCCGcggggcgggacggggcgggaTGGCAGCGGGGACCccgcagcgcccggcccagcccggctgAGGGGCCTGTGCGGGGCCAGGGACCTTCCCAGGGGCTCCCCCGCGGGCGGGTCCCCATGCAGGGAAGGGGTTCCCCATGCAGGGAAGGGGttccccaggcagggaaggggttCCCCAGGCGGGGAAGGGGTTCCTTAG